The DNA sequence ACGTTCGGATGATTTCTTTCCCGAGGAAGAGACCGACACGCTGGCCGAGATCATCGAACGGTCCTTCATGCGCAGGCTGCTGGCCGGCGGCGCCGAGGCCGGCATGCAGATCAACGAGCTCGAACTGGCGCGCGAGATCGGCGTCGGCACCACCAGCGTACGCGAGTTCCTGATCCGCTTCTCCCGCTTCGGCCTGATCGAAAAACGCCGCAACAGCCATTGGGTGCTGAAAGGCTTCACGCGGGCCTTCGCGCTGGAACTGACCGAGATCCGCGAAATGTTCGAATTGCGCTCGGCCGCCGCCTTCACCGCGCTGCCGCAGGACAGTCCGGTATGGAGCGATCTCGATCGGCTGGAAGGGGAACACCGCGTTCTGGCACGCGAGATCGCGACGCGTTTCAATGAGTTCTCGGAGCTGGACGAGCGCTTGCACCGGCTCATTCATCGCGCCTCACGCAACCGCTTCATCGTCGATTTCTACGACGTCATCGCCATGATCTTCCACTACCACTACCAGTGGAACAAGGCGCAGGAACGCGAGCGCAACGAAGTCGCGATCGGCGAGCATCTGGCCTATATCGAGGCGCTCAAGTCGCGCGATCTCGGCAAGGTCGATGCCGCCTGCCGCAAGCACCTGAAGTCGGCCCGCCAGACATTGCTGACCTCCATCCCGGAAAGCCGGCCATCCCAAAAGAACTGATCCTGCCGTGTTGCCGCAGCATGGAATTGCCGATTTTCGACCTCTGGCTGCCGTGGTAGGGATAGTCATCGATCGTTTGAAGAGGCAAATGGTGAACCGCCGGGAGAGACGCTGGAGCATGCCGGTCGCGCTTGTCGCGGCCTGTCTGCTGTTGCTCCAGTCGACACTTGGTACGTTCGCCTTCAGCATCGGGCCTGATACCGCGCAGCTCGATGCCTTCGGCAACGTCATCTGTACCCATGACGGCGCCACACAGCTTCCCGGCGGCGACCAGCACCCGTCCCATCCGCCGGCCTGCTGCACACTCGGCTGCAGCATGTTTTCGCCGGCCTTTGCGCCGCCGGCCGATGCCGGGCTTGCGCTTGCGTCCCTTTCCTTCGAGACCGTCGCCTTCGTCTTCCCGGCGACCACGCATCTCGACTTCGCCCGCGAACGCTCCCCATCGAACCCGCGCGCGCCGCCATTGGCGGCTTGAGCCTGCTTGCTTGCGGAACCTTTCGCGAGCGTACTCATCCAAGATCAAGCATTCGCGACCGGCGACGGCGCGATCATCACGTCATGGAGCAACCATGTCCCATTCTTTCCGCATATCGGCGGGCACTTTGTTCGGCCGCACCCTGTCTCGCTTCAAAGCCGATCTCGGCATTGCCGCGTTGGCCCTCGCGCTTGTCTTCCTGGGCGCCCAGGCCGTCCTGGCGCATGAATTCAAGGTCGGCGATCTCGAAATCGAACATCCCTGGTCGCGCGCCACGCCGGCCGGCGCCAAGGTGGCCGGCGGCTATTTCACCATCGTCAACAAGGGCAGTACACCAGACCGGCTGCTGTCGATTTCCTCCGACGTCTCGGAAAAGGCCGAGCTGCATCAAATGGGCGTCAAGGACGGCGTCATGACCATGCGGCCGGTGGATGGTGGCCTGGAAGTCCCGGCAGGCGGCAAGGTGGCGCTGGCGCCGGGAGGCTACCACCTGATGTTCATCGGCCTGAAGCGGCAACCCAAGCAGGGTGAAAAATTCGCCGCCACACTGACCTTCGAGAAGGCCGGCACGGTCAATATCGAGTTCGCCGTCGAAGGCATGGGCGAAATGGGCGGCATGGACGACCACGCCAATTGATCGCGCCGATCACCAATTTTGAAATCAGAGGGACCATCATGAACAAATATCTTTTGGCGGCCGGCGCGTTTCTCGTGCTGGGGACAAATGCCGCCTTCGCGCACATCACGCTCGAGACCCAGGAGGCGGCAGTCGGCTCGACCTACAAGGCTGTACTGCGCGTGCCGCACGGTTGCGACGGCAAGGCCACGACGGCGGTGCGCGTGCAGATCCCGGAAGGGGTGATCGCGGTGAAGCCGATGCCCAAGTCGGGCTGGACGCTGCAGACCAAGAAGGGCAAGTACGAGAAATCGTACCAGCTCTACGGCCAGGCGGTTGCCGATGGGGTCAAGGAAGTCGACTGGAGCGGCGGCAATTTGCCGGATGAATTCTACGACGAGTTCGTCTTCCGCGCGACGCTGACGGCCGACCTGCCCGCCGGCCAGAAGCTGTACTTCCCGGTGGTGCAGGAATGCGGCGATGCCGCGGCCCGCTGGATCGAGATTCCGGCGGCCGGACAGGATGAGGACGCGCTGGAGAACCCGGCGCCCGGCATCAAGCTCACGCCGAAGAAATAGCTTTTCTCCCTGGCGCTCTGCTTGTCGGAGCGCCGCATCCCCATGGCATGGCATGATCGCAATACCTTCCTGGATAGCCGATACGAACAGCAAGCTCGTCGGCTGGATTGCCGGCGGGCTGCTCGCCGCGGCCATGGCGTTCATCGTCATGGCCTCGACAAGCCCGGCCCTTGCCCATGCGGCGCTGATCAAGACCGATCCGGCCGACGGTGCGGTGCTGGCGCAGGCCCCGGCGCGGTTCTCGCTGACCTTCAGCGAGCCGGTCTCGCCGTTGGTGCTGACGTTGGTGATGCCCGACGGCACCCCGGTTCCGCTGACCCACTTCCGTCTCAGCGACCAGACGGTCGAGATCGACAATCCGCGGGCGCTCAAATCCGGTACGCATGTGCTGAGCTGGCGTGTCATTTCCGCCGACGGCCATCCGGTCGGCGGCTCGCTGCTGTTTTCCGTCGGCGCGCCAAGCGAGCCGCCGACCGTCTCCGAGGCGATTGACTGGCCGCTGCGGTCGGCGATCTGGATCGGCAAGGTTTTTCTCTACATAGGCCTTTTCCTCGGCATTGGCGGCGCGTTCGCCTTTGCCTGGCTGGCCGGGGATGGCCGTGCCGGCCAGCGCTTTGTCGCGGCCGCGATCTTGTGCGGGCTGGTGGCGGCGCCCTTGTCGCTGGGCTTTCAGGGTCTCGATGCGCTGGGGGCGCCGCTCTCCCATCTGGCGCAGCCGGTGATCTGGCGCACCGGGCTCGGCACCAGCTTCGGCTGGACGGTGCTGATCGCCCTGGTCGCCTTGGGACTTGGCCTGCTGTCGCTGGCCGGACCGCGCGCGGCCGCCAGGCCGCTTGCCCTTGCCGGACTGGCTGGCGTCGGCGTCGCACTCGCCGCCAGCGGCCATGCCAGTGCCGCCGAACCGCAATGGCTGACACGGCCGCTGGTCTTCGTGCATGGCGTCGGCATCGCTTTCTGGGCCGGCGCCTTGGTGCCGCTCGGTCTCGCGCTGAAACGTCAAGCGGCGGGCGCCGTCGAATTCCTGCACCACTTCTCATGGGCAATCCTGCCTGTGGTGGCCTTGCTTGCCGCGGCAGGCATCGTGTTGGCCGTGATCCAGGTGCAGATACCCTCGGCGCTGGCCGACACAGCCTATGGCCGGCTGCTGCTGGTCAAGCTCGCGTTGCTGGTCTTCCTGTTCACGCTCGCTGCCGTCAATCGCTGGAAGCTCACCGCTTCGGCCGAGGCGGGAGCGACCGAGGTGCAACGCAGGCTCACCCGCTCGGTCAGCGTCGAAGTGCTGATCGTGCTGGCGATCTTCGGAGTCGCCGCGGGCTGGCGCTTCACGCCGCCGCCACGAGCACTGGCGATCGCGGCGGCGCAGCCGGTTTCGGTCCACATCCATGCGCTGCAGGCGATGGCCGATCTCAGCATCACGCCAGGCCATGCGGGGCCGGTGGTCGCCTCGATGATCATCATGACCGGCGATTTCGGACCGCTCGACGCCAAGGAGGTGACGCTGGTGCTGTCGAAGCCCTATTCCGGCATCGAACCGCTGAAGCGCGCGGCGACCAGGCCCGGCGACGGCAGCTGGCGTGTCGACAACCTCATCATCCCGGTACCCGGCCGCTGGATGGTGCGCATAGACATCCTGGTCTCGGACTTCGAGATGGTGAAGATCGAGGCGCCGGTCGACATCAGACCGTAACGCCCCAGCCACACAATTGGGCGAGGCGGTTGACGCGGGCCTGAAGGGCCGTCAATCATTCAAGCAACAATGAGCGCAAGCTCGAAAACACCAGATCCGAAAGCAGGGAAGAAACGATGGAAAAAGCCGAAATCGGCCTGATCGGCCTTGGCACTATGGGCTCCAACCTGGCGCTGAACATCGCCGAGCACGGGCACCGCATCGCCGTCTTCAACCGCACAAGGGCACGCACCGACGCTTTCGTCGAGAATTCCGGTGCGCTCAGGGACATGGTCGTCCCCTGCTACAGCCTGGAGGAACTCGCCGCCGCGATCCGGCCGCCGCGTCCGATCATCATCATGGTGCTGGCCGGCAAGCCGGTCGACGAGCAGATCGAAGCGCTGCGTGGCGTGCTGTCCGACAACGATATCGTCATCGATGCCGGCAATGCCAATTTCCGCGATACGATGCGGCGCTTCTCCGAGCTCTCTGGCTCGGGTTTGACCTTCATCGGCATGGGTGTCTCCGGCGGTGAGGAGGGCGCGCGCCACGGACCCTCGATCATGGTCGGCGGCACGGAAGACTCCTGGAAGCGCGTCGAGAAGGTGCTGACCGCGATCTCCGCCAAGTTCAAGGAGGAACCTTGCGCCGCATGGCTCGGCACCGACGGCGCCGGGCATTTCGTCAAGACCATCCATAACGGCATCGAATATGCCGACATGCAGATGATCGCCGAAATCTACGGCATCCTGCGTGACGGCCTGGGCATGGGGCCGAAGGAGATCGCCACGGTATTTTCCAACTGGAACAAGGGCCGGCTCAATTCCTACCTGATCGAGATCACCGCCAAGGTGCTCGCCGCCGACGATCCGAAGACCGGCAAGCCGGTGGTCGACATCATCCTCGACCGCGCCGGCCAGAAGGGCACCGGCAAATGGTCCGTCATCGAGGCGCAGCAGCTCGGCATTCCGGCGACCGCGATCGAAGCGGCGGTGGCGGCGCGCGTGCTGTCGTCGATCAAGGACGAGCGGCAGGCGGCGGAAAAGGCCTATGGCAATATCGGCGTGACCAGGATTTCCGGCGACAAGGACGGGCTGCTGAAAGACCTCGAACTGGCGCTGTTCGCCGGCAAGATCGCCGCCTACGCGCAGGGCTTCGCGGTGATGAGCGGCGCTTCGAAGGAGTTCAACTGGAACCTGCCGATGCCGACCATCGCCAAGATCTGGCGCGCCGGCTGCATCATCCGCTCGCAGATGCTCGACACGATGGCCGAGGCTTTCAGTGGTGGCGCTTCCACCAACCTGTTGATGGCGCCTGCCTTCATCAGCCTGATGCAGGAGGCGCATCCGTCGCTGCGGCGCGTCGTGGCGAGGGCTTCCGAAGCCGGCGCGCCGGTGCCTGCACTGTCTTCGGCTCTTGCCTATTTCGACAGCTACCGCCAGGGCCGCGGCACCTCGAACCTGATCCAGGCGCAGCGCGACTTCTTCGGGGCGCATGGTTTCGAGCGCATCGGCGAGCAGGGCGCGTTCCACGGACCGTGGGGCAGCGGCGCGGCTGGCTAGATCACGCTATGAAGACATCCGGCTTAGCTTGGCTGCCGTGCCGGAATACTCACCGCTCCACATGTGGCTTCTCGATTCCGGGGATGCCGCCGACCTGTTGGGCAAGAAAATCGACCAGCAGCCGGACCCGGGCGATGCCCGCCCGTTCGGGGACGATCAGCATGCTGAGCGGAACCGAAGGCAGCGCATAGTCCGGCAGAATCG is a window from the Mesorhizobium australicum WSM2073 genome containing:
- a CDS encoding copper resistance CopC/CopD family protein — protein: MIAIPSWIADTNSKLVGWIAGGLLAAAMAFIVMASTSPALAHAALIKTDPADGAVLAQAPARFSLTFSEPVSPLVLTLVMPDGTPVPLTHFRLSDQTVEIDNPRALKSGTHVLSWRVISADGHPVGGSLLFSVGAPSEPPTVSEAIDWPLRSAIWIGKVFLYIGLFLGIGGAFAFAWLAGDGRAGQRFVAAAILCGLVAAPLSLGFQGLDALGAPLSHLAQPVIWRTGLGTSFGWTVLIALVALGLGLLSLAGPRAAARPLALAGLAGVGVALAASGHASAAEPQWLTRPLVFVHGVGIAFWAGALVPLGLALKRQAAGAVEFLHHFSWAILPVVALLAAAGIVLAVIQVQIPSALADTAYGRLLLVKLALLVFLFTLAAVNRWKLTASAEAGATEVQRRLTRSVSVEVLIVLAIFGVAAGWRFTPPPRALAIAAAQPVSVHIHALQAMADLSITPGHAGPVVASMIIMTGDFGPLDAKEVTLVLSKPYSGIEPLKRAATRPGDGSWRVDNLIIPVPGRWMVRIDILVSDFEMVKIEAPVDIRP
- a CDS encoding GntR family transcriptional regulator → MSKSNNVYKDAYNRCLRLLDETRSLPSEPELGALLGVSRTTVRSILARMEETGLIAWNKRAKTVLRDPRSDDFFPEEETDTLAEIIERSFMRRLLAGGAEAGMQINELELAREIGVGTTSVREFLIRFSRFGLIEKRRNSHWVLKGFTRAFALELTEIREMFELRSAAAFTALPQDSPVWSDLDRLEGEHRVLAREIATRFNEFSELDERLHRLIHRASRNRFIVDFYDVIAMIFHYHYQWNKAQERERNEVAIGEHLAYIEALKSRDLGKVDAACRKHLKSARQTLLTSIPESRPSQKN
- a CDS encoding YcnI family protein, with amino-acid sequence MNKYLLAAGAFLVLGTNAAFAHITLETQEAAVGSTYKAVLRVPHGCDGKATTAVRVQIPEGVIAVKPMPKSGWTLQTKKGKYEKSYQLYGQAVADGVKEVDWSGGNLPDEFYDEFVFRATLTADLPAGQKLYFPVVQECGDAAARWIEIPAAGQDEDALENPAPGIKLTPKK
- a CDS encoding DUF2946 family protein, coding for MPVALVAACLLLLQSTLGTFAFSIGPDTAQLDAFGNVICTHDGATQLPGGDQHPSHPPACCTLGCSMFSPAFAPPADAGLALASLSFETVAFVFPATTHLDFARERSPSNPRAPPLAA
- a CDS encoding copper chaperone PCu(A)C, which codes for MSHSFRISAGTLFGRTLSRFKADLGIAALALALVFLGAQAVLAHEFKVGDLEIEHPWSRATPAGAKVAGGYFTIVNKGSTPDRLLSISSDVSEKAELHQMGVKDGVMTMRPVDGGLEVPAGGKVALAPGGYHLMFIGLKRQPKQGEKFAATLTFEKAGTVNIEFAVEGMGEMGGMDDHAN
- the gndA gene encoding NADP-dependent phosphogluconate dehydrogenase, coding for MEKAEIGLIGLGTMGSNLALNIAEHGHRIAVFNRTRARTDAFVENSGALRDMVVPCYSLEELAAAIRPPRPIIIMVLAGKPVDEQIEALRGVLSDNDIVIDAGNANFRDTMRRFSELSGSGLTFIGMGVSGGEEGARHGPSIMVGGTEDSWKRVEKVLTAISAKFKEEPCAAWLGTDGAGHFVKTIHNGIEYADMQMIAEIYGILRDGLGMGPKEIATVFSNWNKGRLNSYLIEITAKVLAADDPKTGKPVVDIILDRAGQKGTGKWSVIEAQQLGIPATAIEAAVAARVLSSIKDERQAAEKAYGNIGVTRISGDKDGLLKDLELALFAGKIAAYAQGFAVMSGASKEFNWNLPMPTIAKIWRAGCIIRSQMLDTMAEAFSGGASTNLLMAPAFISLMQEAHPSLRRVVARASEAGAPVPALSSALAYFDSYRQGRGTSNLIQAQRDFFGAHGFERIGEQGAFHGPWGSGAAG